ACAGCATGAATGACTGCGAGTATACCACTTGTCGTCCCATTTACTAAAAAGTAACCGCGATAATCCGGATGTTTATTCAATTGAACCATACTTTCATATAACACAGCTTCAGCATGATGAAGATCATCAAAACCTGTAATTTCCGTGATATCATATGGAACTTGTGTCATTGAAAGGTCACCGATTGTCCCGTTTTTATGCCCCGGGACATGCATCGAAATCGGTTGTTTTTTTTGCCATTCCAACATTTTTGCCTTTAATGGTTGTTGCACCTATAGCCCTCCTTTCTTATATACATTGAAATCGTTTGCTAACACCATGATTTTAACATAACCGCTACTGGCCTGATAGATGCAGATGCGTAGAGCGCAGTGGGAAGCACATCAACAGATAACAAAAAAGCCCCGAAACAATAAAAATTGCTTCGAAGCTTTCGAAATAACCTGGCACCGTCCTACTCTCGCGGAACGTAAGTCCGACTACCATCGGCGCTAAAGAGCTTAACTTCTGTGTTCGGCATGGGAACAGGTGTGACCTCTTTGCCATTGGCACCAGATTAAGTTGTTGAATGTTATACATTCAAAACTAGATAGTAAGTATATTTTCACAAGCATTACCTTATGAACAATTATTTTGATTAAGTCTTCGATCGATTAGTATTCGTCAGCTCCACGTATCGCTACGCTTCCACCTCGAACCTATTCACCTCATCATCTTTGAGGGATCTTATAACCGAAGTTGGGAAATCTCATCTCGAGGGGGGCTTCATGCTTAGATGCTTTCAGCACTTATCCCGTCCATACATAGCTACCCAGCTATGCCGTTGGCACGACAACTGGTACACCAGAGGTATGTCCATCCCGGTCCTCTCGTACTAAGGACAGCTCCTCTCAAATTTCCTACGCCCACGACGGATAGGGACCGAACTGTCTCACGACGTTCTGAACCCAGCTCGCGTACCGCTTTAATGGGCGAACAGCCCAACCCTTGGGACCGACTACAGCCCCAGGATGCGATGAGCCGACATCGAGGTGCCAAACCTCCCCGTCGATGTGAACTCTTGGGGGAGATAAGCCTGTTATCCCCGGGGTAGCTTTTATCCGTTGAGCGATGGCCCTTCCATGCGGAACCACCGGATCACTAAGTCCGTCTTTCGACCCTGCTCGACTTGTAGGTCTCGCAGTCAAGCTCCCTTATGCCTTTACACTCTATGAATGATTTCCAACCATTCTGAGGGAACCTTTGAGCGCCTCCGTTACTCTTTAGGAGGCGACCGCCCCAGTCAAACTGCCCGCCTGACACTGTCTCCCAGCACGATAAGTGCTGCGGGTTAGAAATCCAATACAATTAGGGTAGTATCCCACCAATGCCTCCACGTAAGCTAGCGCTCACGCTTCTAAGGCTCCTACCTATCCTGTACAAACTGTACCGAATTTCAATATCAGGCTACAGTAAAGCTCCACGGGGTCTTTCCGTCCTGTCGCGGGTAACCGGCATCTTCACCGGTACTATGATTTCACCGAGTCTCTCGTTGAGACAGTGCCCAAATCGTTACGCCTTTCGTGCGGGTCGGAACTTACCCGACAAGGAATTTCGCTACCTTAGGACCGTTATAGTTACGGCCGCCGTTTACTGGGGCTTCGATTCGTAGCTTCGCTTGCGCTAACCACTCCTCTTAACCTTCCAGCACCGGGCAGGCGTCAGCCCCTATACGTCACCTTACGGTTTAGCAGAGACCTGTGTTTTTGATAAACAGTCGCTTGGGCCTATTCACTGCGGCTCTTCAGAGCGTGAACCCCAAAGAGCACCCCTTCTCCCGAAGTTACGGGGTCATTTTGCCGAGTTCCTTAACGAGAGTTCGCTCGCTCACCTTAGAATTCTCATCTTGACTACCTGTGTCGGTTTGCGGTACGGGCACCGTTATTCTAGCTAGAGGCTTTTCTCGGCAGTGTGAAATCAACGACTCGAGGAACAAGTTCCTCTCCCCATCACAGCTCAATCTTAAGAGTGCCGGATTTGCCTAACACTCAATCTCACTGCTTGGACGTGCACTCCAACAGCACGCTTCGCCTATCCTACTGCGTCCCCCCATCGCTTAAAACGAATAATGGTGGTACAGGAATATCAACCTGTTATCCATCGCCTACGCCTGTCGGCCTCAGCTTAGGACCCGACTAACCCAGAGCGGACGAGCCTTCCTCTGGAAACCTTAGTCAATCGGTGGACGGGATTCTCACCCGTCTTTCGCTACTCACACCGGCATTCTCACTTCTAAGCGCTCCACATGTCCTTGCGATCATGCTTCAACGCCCTTAGAACGCTCTCCTACCATTGTCCAAAGGACAATCCACAGCTTCGGTAATATGTTTAGCCCCGGTACATTTTCGGCGCAGTGTCACTCGACTAGTGAGCTATTACGCACTCTTTAAATGATGGCTGCTTCTAAGCCAACATCCTAGTTGTCTGGGCAACGCCACATCCTTTTCCACTTAACATATATTTTGGGACCTTAGCTGGTGGTCTGGGCTGTTTCCCTTTCGAATATGGACCTTATCACCCACATTCTGACTCCCAAGTTAAATTATTTGGCATTCGGAGTTTGTCTGAATTCGGTAACCCGAGAGGGGCCCCTCGTCCAAACAGTGCTCTACCTCCAATAATCATCACTTGAGGCTAGCCCTAAAGCTATTTCGGAGAGAACCAGCTATCTCCAAGTTCGATTGGAATTTCTCCGCTACCCTCAGTTCATCCGCTCACTTTTCAACGTAAGTCGGTTCGGTCCTCCATTCAGTGTTACCTGAACTTCAACCTGACCAAGGGTAGATCACCTGGTTTCGGGTCTACGACCAAATACTCATTCGCCCTATTCAGACTCGCTTTCGCTACGGCTCCACATTTTCTGCTTAACCTTGCATCAGATCGTAACTCGCCGGTTCATTCTACAAAAGGCACGCCATCACCCATTAACGGGCTCTGACTACTTGTAAGCACACGGTTTCAAGTTCTCTTTCACTCCCCTTCCGGGGTACTTTTCACCTTTCCCTCACGGTACTGGTTCACTATCGGTCACTAGAGAGTATTTAGCCTTAGGAGATGGTCCTCCCAGATTCCGACGGAATTTCACGTGCTCCGTCGTACTCAGGATCCACTCAAGAGAGAATTTGTTTTCGACTACAGGATTATTACCTTCTATGATTAACCTTTCCAGGTTATTCGTCTAACAAATTCTTTTGTAACTCCGTACAGAGTGTCCTACAACCCCAATAAGCAAGCTTATTGGTTTGGGCTCTTCCCGTTTCGCTCGCCGCTACTCAGGGAATCGATTTTTCTTTCTCTTCCTCCGGGTACTAAGATGTTTCAGTTCTCCGGGTCTGCCTTCTTGCATGCTATGTATTCACATGCAGATAACACGACATAACTCGTGCTGGGTTTCCCCATTCGGAAATCTCTGGATCAAAGCTTACTTACAGCTCCCCAAAGCATATCGTCGTTAGTAACGTCCTTCATCGGCTTCTAGTGCCAAGGCATCCACCGTGCGCCCTTAATAACTTAATCTAAACGTTATGATAAGCGTTCGCATTCTGCCTTATTTCTTTCTTCGCTTGTTCATTTACGGAAAGTAAACTTCACTGCGCGCATCAAGAAATGCGTTGACTGACAAACGCTTTCATCAACGTTTGGTCAATCCATAAATACGTCACCTATCACAATAATATTTTGGCAAACGTTCGCATTCGGCTTCATCACTTCACATTCACTCAGTTACTTACGCGTAGTAAGCGCCTTCGCTCATGCTTGCGATTCATAGACTGACAAACGTTTTCAAAACATCATGTCTGTCTACCGAAATACAATCTTGTCCAAAATCACCAGTTATTAATTATGTGAGTCGTCATTTGACGACTAGCGATAATTTTTTGTTTCAAGCTTTTAAACGCTTGTCACTCGGTTTTGCTTGGTAAAATCTATACTTACTTATCTAGTTTTCAATGTACAAATCATTCTGAATCCTCAAATGAATGAGCATTCAAAACTGAATACAATATGTCACGTTAATCCGCTTATCACCTAATGGTGATATTCCGTATATTATCCTTAGAAAGGAGGTGATCCAGCCGCACCTTCCGATACGGCTACCTTGTTACGACTTCACCCCAATCATTTGTCCCACCTTCGACGGCTAGCTCCAAATGGTTACTCCACCGGCTTCGGGTGTTACAAACTCTCGTGGTGTGACGGGCGGTGTGTACAAGACCCGGGAACGTATTCACCGTAGCATGCTGATCTACGATTACTAGCGATTCCAGCTTCATGTAGTCGAGTTGCAGACTACAATCCGAACTGAGAACAACTTTATGGGATTTGCTTGACCTCGCGGTTTTGCTGCCCTTTGTATTGTCCATTGTAGCACGTGTGTAGCCCAAATCATAAGGGGCATGATGATTTGACGTCATCCCCACCTTCCTCCGGTTTGTCACCGGCAGTCAACTTAGAGTGCCCAACTTAATGATGGCAACTAAGTTCAAGGGTTGCGCTCGTTGCGGGACTTAACCCAACATCTCACGACACGAGCTGACGACAACCATGCACCACCTGTCACTTTGTCCTCCGAAGAGGAAAGCTCTATCTCTAGAGTTGTCAAAGGATGTCAAGATTTGGTAAGGTTCTTCGCGTTGCTTCGAATTAAACCACATGCTCCACCGCTTGTGCGGGTCCCCGTCAATTCCTTTGAGTTTCAGTCTTGCGACCGTACTCCCCAGGCGGAGTGCTTAATGCGTTAGCTGCAGCACTAAGGGGCGGAAACCCCCTAACACTTAGCACTCATCGTTTACGGCGTGGACTACCAGGGTATCTAATCCTGTTTGATCCCCACGCTTTCGCACATCAGCGTCAGTTGCAGACCAGAAAGCCGCCTTCGCCACTGGTGTTCCTCCATATCTCTGCGCATTTCACCGCTACACATGGAATTCCACTTTCCTCTTCTGCACTCAAGTTTTCCAGTTTCCAATGACCCTCCACGGTTGAGCCGTGGGCTTTCACATCAGACTTAAAAAACCGCCTACGCGCGCTTTACGCCCAATAATTCCGGATAACGCTTGCCACCTACGTATTACCGCGGCTGCTGGCACGTAGTTAGCCGTGGCTTTCTGGTTAGGTACCGTCAAGATGTGCACAGTTACTTACACATTTGTTCTTCCCTAACAACAGAGCTTTACGATCCGAAGACCTTCATCACTCACGCGGCGTTGCTCCGTCAGGCTTTCGCCCATTGCGGAAGATTCCCTACTGCTGCCTCCCGTAGGAGTCTGGACCGTGTCTCAGTTCCAGTGTGGCCGATCACCCTCTCAGGTCGGCTACGTATCGTCGCCTTGGTAGGCCGTTACCCCACCAACTAGCTAATACGGCGCGGGTCCATCTATAAGTGACAGCAAGACCGTCTTTCACTGTAGAACCATGCGGTTCAACATGTTATCCGGCATTAGCCCCGGTTTCCCGGAGTTATTCCAGTCTTATAGGTAGGTTACCCACGTGTTACTCACCCGTCCGCCGCTAACGTCAAAGGAGCAAGCTCCTTATCTGTTCGCTCGACTTGCATGTATTAGGCACGCCGCCAGCGTTCATCCTGAGCCAGGATCAAACTCTCCATAAAAGAAGTAAGCTTGATATAGCTCGTTGATTGTTTAAGTCAATCACTCTTGAAAGTACTTTTGAAGTACTCAAATTATTGGAATTAACGTTGACATATTGTCATTCAGTTTTCAATGTTCATGTCATTTATTTTTTAACTCGACAAGAATTAATTATACATAAGTCATTTAACAAAGTCAACAACTTTTTTTAATTATTTTTCGTCTTCGTTGTAGCAACTTATTGTGTCGCTCAACAAGATATAACTATACAGCCTTTTAAGCAGTTTAACAATCATAAAAATTACACCATTTCAATCACTTTGTTATATAAAGCGCACATTGTTGTTTTTATTTTTAGGATTAATTGAAAAAGATGTAATCAAACATTTTAAAATCGCATCTTTTCATACATAGCCCTCGAATCCATAACAACAAAAAAGAAGAAAAGCAACTTAAGTATGTAGCCACTCATGTCGCTTTTCTTCATAATAAGGTTAAACCGTTACATTTCTGTACGGCCAGAAATCGCTCTCGACAATGTCACTTCATCCGCATATTCCAAATCGCCACCTACCGACAAACCTTGTGCCAGTCGCGTCACGCGAATGCCCAAAGGTTTAACAAGGCGTGAAATGTACATCGCTGTAGATTCACCTTCTAAATTCGGATTCATAGCTAAAATCAACTCTTTGACCCCTTCATCTTTCAAGCGTTCTACTAAACTTGGAATATTGATATCTTCAGGTCCGATACCATCCATAGGTGAAATCGTCCCGTGTAGCACGTGATATAACCCTTTATATTCTTTCATTTTCTCCATTGCAATCACATCTTTATCATCTTCAACGACACAAATCATTGAACGATCACGCTGTTTATCTTCACAAATATAGCAAGGGTCTTGTTCGGTAATATGACCACACACACTACAATAGGTGAGTTCTCGTTTGACATCCACGAGCGCTTTAGCAAATTGTACGACGTCATCTTCTTTCATATCTAGTACGTGAAATGCCAGACGTTGAGCCGTCTTAGGACCAATGCCTGGCAATTTCATGAAACTATCAATCAGTTTCGATATCGGTTGAGGATAATGCATCTTACATCATTCCTGGGATGTTAAGACCTTTAGTATGTTTACCTAAACGCTCTGCAGTTAATTCGTCTGCTTTGTTCATCGCTTCGTTTGTTGCTGCTAATACAAGGTCTTGTAACATTTCTACGTCTTCTGGGTCTACTACTTCTTCATTAATGATGACATCGACCACTTCTTTATGTCCAGAAACAACGACTTTGACCATGCCACCGCCAGCTGTTCCTTCAACGTGTTCTTCTTTTAATTTTTCTTGCTCTTCTGCCATTTTCTTTTGCATTTTTTGCATTTGTTTCATCATTTGTTGCATATTTCCGCCACCGCGCATAAATAAATCCTCCTTAATTTTCAACTCTATTATGATAAGAGTATATCTCTCTTAGATTCGATTTCAATTATACATACCTTTCAATCGCTTGTCATGTTTCTTCATCCATCAGATGCACCATCTCTTCACCGAACAAATCTTTCGCAGTTTGTACGACGTCATTTTGTTGTTCAGCTGGTTTTTCTGCTTCTGATGCGTTGTTCTGAGTATTCTCACGTTTACGATTTGAAATGTAATCACTGCGCACTTGCATCCATTTATCAGCTGGGACACCGACGACTTCTACAGATTTGTTAATCATATCTTTCACGACATTTTCAATACTTTGCTTTTTCTCTTCGTCTTTTTTCAAGATTTCGCAATGAATTTCTTCGTCAAATTTGATTAACACTTTATCTTCACTTGCCGCGACAGGTTCTGAATTTTGAAGCAGGCTGACGAGCGATTTTTGATTACGATCTTTCGCATATTGAATGACATCTGCCCAGCGTTCTTTAATCAGTGCAATGTCTTCTTTATTCGCTTTATCCAATACTTTCGCAATTTGCTCAACAGAATACGTCGAACCGCTTCCTCGACGTTTAGTTGGTGCTTGTGGCTTAGGTGGTGCAGTCGCTGTGGAGAAGCCTTGAGATTTTAATGTTTGTAACTCAGACTCCAACGCTTCCATTCGTCTTATCATCGCGTCATGTTGTTCAGTTGGCGCATGATTGACTACGACTTCACCTGTACGGCCCACTTCTTTCACCATTTCAGATAACTTCACGAGCAAGACTTCTAGATGGACGTTTTGATTCACACTAAATCGAATGGATACGAGTGTGTCGTTAATGACATCTATCATTTTGTATAAGGCTTCTAAATTAAATGGCATAAGCGCATCGTATTCTGTTTCTAATTGCGTCGTTTTTGCCATAATCGTATCTCTTACAAAATAAATCATGTCATTAATGAGACGATTCACTTCTTTACCTTCACTCACGAATTGATGATAGCGCTCAAAGGCTTCATGGACATGACCTTGAACAATGTCTTGGAAAAGGACGTTGAGGTCAGATTCGTCTAAACTCCCCGTTACATCTAAAGCATCCTTTAATGTCAAACGTTCGTCACCAAATGCAATCGCTTGGTCCATAATACTGAGCGCATCACGCATCCCACCTTCAGACACTTTAGCGATAAACGTCAAAGCAGCCTCATCAAACTCAATTTGTTGTTGGTGTGCCACATAGCTCAAACGGTCCACAATACGGTTGGCATTAATCGCCTTGAAGTCAAAGCGTTGTGCACGTGAAATAATCGTCGGCGGTATTTTATGTGGTTCAGTCGTCGCAAGAATAAAAATGGCGTGTGCAGGCGGCTCTTCTAACGTTTTCAACAACGCATTGAACGCCCCTGTCGTCAACATGTGTACCTCGTCAATAATGTACACTTTATATTTCGATTCACTCGGGGCATATTTCACCTTATCACGAATATTACGAATTTCGTCGACACCATTGTTACTTGCTGCGTCAATTTCAATCACATCAGAATTGTATCCTTGTGTGATGCCTTTACAACTTGCACATTCATTACACGGTTCGCCGTCATCACGTACTTCACAGTTAATCGCTTTGGCAAATATTTTAGCGATACTCGTTTTCCCAGTACCACGTGGCCCACTAAAAATATAAGCATGCGACTGTTTACCTTTAGCAATAGCATTTTTAAGTGTTTTGGTCACATGTTCCTGCCCTACAACATCTTCAAAGCTTTGAGGACGAAACATACGATATAATGCTTGGTAATCCAATTTGGCACCTCCGAATTAACAATGGTTTCATTATAGCACGTTACGACTGATTTGTATGGCAACATCCTATTCAAAAAATGCGTCTGGATAGATCACTTTACCGTTAGGCGGGTCCTCGAGTGTATCCCACAAAAATTTGACACGATAGTTTTCAGATGGTACATCAAATGGCGCCAAAATATGATGTGGTGCCGCTTCCTCATAACCTAACTTTTGATAGTAATCGGCATGCCCTAACACGACAATTGCTGTATAGTTCTCAGCAAATGCACGCTCCTCTATAGCATGAACGAGTGCTCGACCAATCCCTTTATGACGATATTCCGCCACGACAGCTAACGGGGCCAATGCAAGTGCAGTATACGTCGTGTCATCATTTTGAATTGTCACTTCAGAGCACATGCCGTGACCGATGATGTCGCCTTCATCTGTTTTCGCAACGACTTCTAATTCATAACGATAATTCGGTGACAAGCGCAGACGTTTGACGAGGTGGTGTTCTTGATGGTCAGACTCAGGAACGTCTTCAAATGCTGTTGCAATCATTTCATATGTTGCTTCATAATCATTTTCAGTTGGTGTACTTAAAAATATAGACATTGCTTCAACCCCTTAGCGTTAAAATAAAGTATAAAAAAAGAGCGACTCTTAACAGCCACTCTTGTATCTATTTCACAATACATTACATTTAAAATTAAAACCGTGCACCTCTGTGTCGAATGCGCATCACAAACGTTACCAGAGTCGACAGCTAAATCTCGGCTACCCTACGGCACATACGAGGATCCACTTAATGCTGCTTCCGTCAGGACCTGACATGGTTCATGGGTTCATATTGCATAGGACCGAAATCTTCAAACACCTCGTGCTCTGGGCAGACTTCACAAATACACACCCTTCACAAAGGAATTCGGCCTCGCGTAAAGCGGATTTCGAGTAAAGGGAACCGCTACCTCCCCGCTTAGCACGGTACATCTAATAATACTATACTTCAGATTAGAATTGCAAGCATAATCAAGATTGCAAGCAATGAAAATCATGTAATGTTTCACCCATTATGATAAATGTGAATGTCGTCTAGAAAAATCAATAAATTTAAATTCAGTGGCAATATGTTTAGATACATTATACTGAAATTTTGTCGTATCTTTCAAATGGACGATGCCTCGTACAGTGGCCGAATATTGAGGTGTCACATCGCCAAATGCTGCGCGCTCCAACTCTCCAAACGGTTCGAACGTAATCGATTTGCTCGAAAAACTAATCTCATACCCTTTCACTTTTTCAATATAATCGTATAAAGAGTTTTGAACGACCGTTTCAGACAACTCTGGAAACAGGTTCGCACGCACATAATCTTCATCAACAATTTTCGTTATACCTTCCATTTGACGATAACGAATGAAATGCCATAGTTCTTCGTCAGCTGTTAGTTCCAACGCCTTTTTCACTTGAGGCACGTCCGCCGCTTTGATCTTTTCAAAACGGACGACGACGGTTTCGTAATGAAGACCGAGTTGCGATTGAACCTCTTTAAAGCTTTTCAAATCAGCAAATGGAAACTCTGTCACGCCTTGATAAATGACGACTGAACCTTTACCACGAATTTTTTGAATCATGCCATCCAAGACGAGCATGTTCAAACTTTTCCGCACTGTTTCACGTGACACGTTGTATTTTTTCACCAACTGATGTTCAGAAAGCAATTGTTCACCGTATTCATATTCACCTTCCAAAATTGCGATACGTAAACGTTCATAAATATATTGAAATTTATTTTGGTTTTTCATCCGACTTGCCTCTCATTTTCATTATCTCGCTACAACGATTGCTGCATATGCTTCGAGTTCATTTCCTTTTATTATACCACTTTGAAGGACGACCGAACCAGAGCGATCCAAATCTTCCGGCAATGTGACTTTTTCTGATGTCATATTCGCAATAATCAACCAAGTGTCCCCTTGATAGCGTCGTTCATACACAAACAGTTGCGGATGATCGAGATAGCGCGGCACAACTTCTCCATACGTCACAATATCGTGTTCATGACGCAACTGAATTAACTTTTTGTACGTGTATAAAATGGATTCCGGGTCTGCTATGGCCGCTTCGACATTCACCGTGTTGTAATTATCCGCAACTTCAATCCACGGTGTTCCAGTTGTAAAACCGGCATGCGCTTCACCATTCCATTGCATCGGCGTACGTGAATTATCCCGCGATTTTTGCCCGAGTATCGTTAATATTTCCGCTTCGTCTATCCCGGCTTCACGCATTTCACGATACGCATTCAACGACTCCACATCACGATATTGTTGAATCGACTGAAAATGCGGATCTGTCATGCCAATTTCTTCACCTTGGTAAATATACGGTGTCCCTTGTAATAAATGTAAGGCAATGGCTAACGTTTTGGCACTTTGTTGACGTAACGCTTCAGTCGCATCACTACCGAATCTTGAAACGACACGCGGTTGGTCATGATTACACCAAAAAACCGCATTCCAACCATTGCCAGCATACATTTTCGTTTGCCATTCCATCAAAATCTGCTTCAATTGCAACAAATCAAATTTTTGGTTCGTCCACTTTTGCCCGTCACGATAATCGACTTTTAAATGATGAAAGTTAAACACGCTACTCAACTCTTGGCGCTCTGGATTCGTATATTGAATACAATGGTCAATGGAGGTAGACGACATTTCACCGACCGTCATCATATTGCGATCACCAAACGTATGACGATTCATTTCATGGATATAGTCGTGCACACGTGGCCCATCTGTGTAATATTCTTTGCCGATGTCATTTGAGTTTTCAAACGTATCTTTAGAAATCAAATTAATCACGTCAAAGCGAAAGCCATCTACACCGAAATCAATCCAATAATTAATCATTTCATACAATGCATGACGCACTTCCGGATTATCCCAATTCAAATCCGCTTGGGTCACATCAAATAAATGTAAATAATATTCATCTGTCGCTTCATCATACTGCCATGCGTTCCCACCAAACTTCGATAGCCAATTCGTCGGCGACCCATCTTCTGAGCGTCTAAAAAAGTAATAATCGCGATACGGATTGTCTACTGACTGTTGCGCTTGTTGAAACCATTCGTGTTCTGTTGATGTATGATTGATAACGATATCAAGCATCATTTTTAATCCACGTGCATGTGCCTCGTCAATCAATGTGCGTAAATCTTCTTTATTCCCAAATTGCGCATTCACTTGATAGTAATCACGAATGTCATAGCCATTATCATTCATCGGCGAATCGTAAATCGGTGTGAGCCATAAATAATCGACCCCTAAAAATTGTAAATAATCCAGTTTTTCAATGATCCCTTTTAAATCGCCTTCCCCATTACCTGTCGTATCGTTAAAAGACTTTGGATAAATCTGATACACAACTGATTTTTTCCAATCTTGCCTTACCATGTGAAACCCACCTTATTTTTTCTTTGTGCTGTGCA
Above is a genomic segment from Staphylococcus delphini containing:
- the dnaX gene encoding DNA polymerase III subunit gamma/tau, which codes for MDYQALYRMFRPQSFEDVVGQEHVTKTLKNAIAKGKQSHAYIFSGPRGTGKTSIAKIFAKAINCEVRDDGEPCNECASCKGITQGYNSDVIEIDAASNNGVDEIRNIRDKVKYAPSESKYKVYIIDEVHMLTTGAFNALLKTLEEPPAHAIFILATTEPHKIPPTIISRAQRFDFKAINANRIVDRLSYVAHQQQIEFDEAALTFIAKVSEGGMRDALSIMDQAIAFGDERLTLKDALDVTGSLDESDLNVLFQDIVQGHVHEAFERYHQFVSEGKEVNRLINDMIYFVRDTIMAKTTQLETEYDALMPFNLEALYKMIDVINDTLVSIRFSVNQNVHLEVLLVKLSEMVKEVGRTGEVVVNHAPTEQHDAMIRRMEALESELQTLKSQGFSTATAPPKPQAPTKRRGSGSTYSVEQIAKVLDKANKEDIALIKERWADVIQYAKDRNQKSLVSLLQNSEPVAASEDKVLIKFDEEIHCEILKKDEEKKQSIENVVKDMINKSVEVVGVPADKWMQVRSDYISNRKRENTQNNASEAEKPAEQQNDVVQTAKDLFGEEMVHLMDEET
- a CDS encoding YbaB/EbfC family nucleoid-associated protein encodes the protein MRGGGNMQQMMKQMQKMQKKMAEEQEKLKEEHVEGTAGGGMVKVVVSGHKEVVDVIINEEVVDPEDVEMLQDLVLAATNEAMNKADELTAERLGKHTKGLNIPGMM
- a CDS encoding GNAT family N-acetyltransferase translates to MSIFLSTPTENDYEATYEMIATAFEDVPESDHQEHHLVKRLRLSPNYRYELEVVAKTDEGDIIGHGMCSEVTIQNDDTTYTALALAPLAVVAEYRHKGIGRALVHAIEERAFAENYTAIVVLGHADYYQKLGYEEAAPHHILAPFDVPSENYRVKFLWDTLEDPPNGKVIYPDAFFE
- the treR gene encoding trehalose operon repressor, with translation MKNQNKFQYIYERLRIAILEGEYEYGEQLLSEHQLVKKYNVSRETVRKSLNMLVLDGMIQKIRGKGSVVIYQGVTEFPFADLKSFKEVQSQLGLHYETVVVRFEKIKAADVPQVKKALELTADEELWHFIRYRQMEGITKIVDEDYVRANLFPELSETVVQNSLYDYIEKVKGYEISFSSKSITFEPFGELERAAFGDVTPQYSATVRGIVHLKDTTKFQYNVSKHIATEFKFIDFSRRHSHLS
- the recR gene encoding recombination mediator RecR; protein product: MHYPQPISKLIDSFMKLPGIGPKTAQRLAFHVLDMKEDDVVQFAKALVDVKRELTYCSVCGHITEQDPCYICEDKQRDRSMICVVEDDKDVIAMEKMKEYKGLYHVLHGTISPMDGIGPEDINIPSLVERLKDEGVKELILAMNPNLEGESTAMYISRLVKPLGIRVTRLAQGLSVGGDLEYADEVTLSRAISGRTEM
- the treC gene encoding alpha,alpha-phosphotrehalase; protein product: MVRQDWKKSVVYQIYPKSFNDTTGNGEGDLKGIIEKLDYLQFLGVDYLWLTPIYDSPMNDNGYDIRDYYQVNAQFGNKEDLRTLIDEAHARGLKMMLDIVINHTSTEHEWFQQAQQSVDNPYRDYYFFRRSEDGSPTNWLSKFGGNAWQYDEATDEYYLHLFDVTQADLNWDNPEVRHALYEMINYWIDFGVDGFRFDVINLISKDTFENSNDIGKEYYTDGPRVHDYIHEMNRHTFGDRNMMTVGEMSSTSIDHCIQYTNPERQELSSVFNFHHLKVDYRDGQKWTNQKFDLLQLKQILMEWQTKMYAGNGWNAVFWCNHDQPRVVSRFGSDATEALRQQSAKTLAIALHLLQGTPYIYQGEEIGMTDPHFQSIQQYRDVESLNAYREMREAGIDEAEILTILGQKSRDNSRTPMQWNGEAHAGFTTGTPWIEVADNYNTVNVEAAIADPESILYTYKKLIQLRHEHDIVTYGEVVPRYLDHPQLFVYERRYQGDTWLIIANMTSEKVTLPEDLDRSGSVVLQSGIIKGNELEAYAAIVVAR